From the Teredinibacter turnerae T7901 genome, one window contains:
- the fabG gene encoding 3-oxoacyl-ACP reductase FabG encodes MSLEGKIAIVTGGSRGIGAAIADGLGEAGAIVIGTATSESGAAAISERFASKNIQGMGQPLNVTDADSVAALMSVVSEKYGAPQILVNNAGITNDNLLMRMSDEEWFDVINTNLSAVYRLSKACLRGMMKARWGRIVNISSVVGQMGNAGQSNYAATKAGVMGFARSLAKEVGSRNITVNSVAPGFIDTDMTKVLSEDQKTMMLSAIPLARLGQPEEIASVVKFLCSDDAAYITGETLHVNGGMYMC; translated from the coding sequence ATGTCGTTGGAAGGAAAAATTGCGATCGTTACAGGTGGCAGCCGTGGAATTGGAGCGGCAATTGCCGACGGGCTTGGTGAAGCCGGTGCGATTGTGATCGGAACTGCGACCAGTGAGAGTGGTGCAGCAGCGATTAGTGAGCGCTTCGCTAGCAAGAACATTCAAGGCATGGGGCAGCCTCTCAATGTAACCGATGCAGACTCTGTTGCAGCTTTGATGTCAGTGGTTTCTGAAAAATACGGTGCGCCGCAAATACTGGTTAATAATGCCGGAATTACCAATGACAATTTGTTAATGCGGATGAGCGACGAAGAGTGGTTTGATGTAATCAATACCAACCTGAGTGCGGTCTACCGCTTGAGTAAAGCCTGTTTGCGCGGCATGATGAAAGCGCGATGGGGTCGTATTGTGAATATCAGCTCGGTTGTCGGGCAGATGGGAAATGCTGGCCAATCCAATTACGCAGCTACCAAAGCTGGTGTGATGGGGTTTGCGCGCTCACTGGCGAAAGAGGTGGGGTCACGGAATATCACGGTTAATTCCGTAGCTCCCGGTTTTATCGATACTGATATGACGAAGGTGTTGAGCGAAGACCAGAAAACCATGATGTTGTCTGCGATTCCGCTGGCTCGACTGGGTCAACCGGAGGAAATTGCGTCTGTGGTGAAGTTCCTCTGTAGCGATGATGCGGCCTATATTACAGGTGAAACGCTGCATGTAAACGGCGGCATGTATATGTGCTAA
- the acpP gene encoding acyl carrier protein, whose amino-acid sequence MSSSIEERVKKIVAEQLGVKEEEVKNEASFVEDLGADSLDTVELVMALEEEFETEIPDEEAEKITTVQLAIDYINENLA is encoded by the coding sequence ATGAGCAGCAGCATTGAAGAACGCGTAAAGAAAATTGTTGCAGAGCAACTTGGCGTTAAAGAAGAAGAAGTAAAAAACGAAGCGTCCTTCGTTGAAGATCTGGGTGCAGACTCTCTGGACACCGTTGAATTGGTAATGGCTCTGGAAGAAGAGTTCGAAACCGAAATTCCTGACGAAGAAGCCGAAAAGATTACTACTGTTCAGCTGGCAATCGATTACATCAACGAGAACCTGGCATAA
- a CDS encoding RluA family pseudouridine synthase → MQDLAIIYQDDHIIAINKPAGLLTVPGLATPDNAFDQLVHQHPNSRVVHRLDMATSGLVIFPQSHESLVRFGRLFEQRKMTKTYTATVAGIVAEDRGEITLPLICDWPNRPKQKVDLEQGKHAHTQYKVLERRLDLQTTRIELTPITGRSHQLRVHMQQLGHPILGDAFYAPDAIQQASDRLLLHATTLEFVHPFTQCPTSIHCEPDF, encoded by the coding sequence ATGCAAGATTTAGCAATTATTTATCAAGACGATCATATCATCGCCATCAACAAGCCCGCGGGGCTGCTCACCGTTCCCGGATTGGCAACTCCGGATAACGCCTTCGATCAGCTTGTACACCAACACCCCAATTCTCGCGTGGTGCATCGCTTGGATATGGCTACATCTGGCCTGGTTATTTTCCCGCAGTCCCACGAAAGCCTGGTGCGATTCGGTCGCTTGTTCGAGCAGCGCAAAATGACTAAAACCTATACGGCAACGGTAGCAGGTATTGTTGCCGAGGATCGCGGCGAAATCACCTTACCGCTGATTTGCGACTGGCCAAACCGACCGAAGCAGAAAGTAGACCTGGAACAGGGTAAACACGCTCATACGCAATACAAAGTACTGGAGAGGCGGCTGGACCTGCAAACTACCCGTATTGAGCTAACGCCTATCACGGGTCGCTCCCACCAGCTGCGAGTTCATATGCAACAACTTGGACATCCCATCCTGGGTGACGCTTTTTACGCTCCCGACGCGATCCAGCAAGCATCCGATCGCCTTTTACTTCATGCCACAACGCTGGAGTTTGTACACCCATTTACACAATGCCCAACCAGCATCCATTGCGAACCCGACTTCTAA
- the rpmF gene encoding 50S ribosomal protein L32, translated as MAVQQNRKTRSKRGMRRSHDALTSSTLSTDPTTGEKHRRHHVTADGFYRGRKVVEVGDDE; from the coding sequence ATGGCCGTTCAACAGAACCGAAAAACTCGTTCCAAGCGTGGCATGCGTCGTTCGCACGATGCTTTGACCAGCTCTACCCTTTCCACCGACCCAACCACTGGTGAAAAGCACCGCCGTCACCACGTGACTGCCGATGGCTTTTACCGCGGTCGCAAAGTTGTTGAAGTTGGCGACGACGAGTAA
- the plsX gene encoding phosphate acyltransferase PlsX translates to MSQQIHLSIDAMGGDQGPRLVIEASIAFLKRYPHTRLTLFGDFADLEAAVKGSVCASRMSLIQTEITVAADERAGSALRHKQGSSMWKAVELVATGQADACVSGGNTGALMAMGRKLIKTFPGVSRPAICKPIPTARGSSFILDLGANLNCSAQQLVQFALMGSALARVYGRENPSVALLNVGTELSKGSESILTAAALMREHPTINFAGFVEGHGLYQGEVDVVVCDGLIGNVALKVSEGVAAFIASSLKAKLRENRFNQIAGLIVEPLLRRWMAAYNPSNFNGAAMLGLQRTLVKSHGGTDKFGFEQALVAAVDQVSANIPERIAQCL, encoded by the coding sequence TTGTCACAACAGATACATCTCTCTATTGATGCGATGGGCGGGGACCAAGGTCCCCGCCTTGTTATTGAGGCATCAATCGCCTTTCTCAAACGCTACCCTCACACACGTCTTACCTTGTTTGGCGATTTTGCTGACTTGGAGGCTGCCGTGAAGGGTAGCGTTTGTGCTTCCCGCATGTCCCTTATTCAAACCGAAATAACTGTTGCTGCTGATGAGAGGGCGGGTAGCGCTTTGCGTCATAAACAAGGCTCATCCATGTGGAAGGCGGTGGAGCTGGTGGCGACAGGGCAGGCGGACGCTTGCGTGAGCGGTGGCAACACCGGCGCGTTAATGGCGATGGGACGCAAACTTATCAAAACGTTCCCAGGGGTGAGTCGACCAGCGATCTGTAAGCCCATTCCGACAGCACGCGGATCGAGCTTTATTCTTGATCTCGGCGCCAACCTCAACTGTTCGGCTCAGCAACTGGTGCAGTTTGCGCTCATGGGGTCTGCTTTGGCGAGAGTGTATGGTCGCGAAAACCCGTCGGTGGCGCTGTTGAATGTGGGTACAGAGCTGAGCAAGGGCAGTGAGTCTATTCTTACCGCCGCAGCGCTGATGCGGGAGCACCCGACGATTAACTTCGCAGGGTTTGTAGAAGGGCACGGTCTGTATCAAGGCGAAGTCGACGTTGTTGTGTGCGACGGTCTCATCGGCAACGTGGCATTAAAGGTGAGCGAAGGTGTCGCTGCATTTATTGCCTCCAGCCTGAAAGCCAAATTGCGTGAGAATCGTTTCAATCAGATTGCTGGCTTAATTGTGGAGCCCCTCCTGCGTCGCTGGATGGCAGCGTACAACCCGTCGAACTTTAATGGTGCTGCCATGCTGGGTCTTCAGCGAACACTGGTAAAAAGCCATGGCGGCACCGACAAGTTTGGTTTTGAGCAGGCTTTGGTCGCCGCAGTGGACCAGGTGTCGGCTAATATTCCCGAGCGGATAGCTCAGTGTCTTTGA
- the fabF gene encoding beta-ketoacyl-ACP synthase II, producing the protein MSRKRVVVTGLGMVSSVGHNVEDTWQAILAGKSGVSPISSFDVSSFATQISASVRDLDITPYLDAKEARKLDLFIQYGMAAGVQAMTDSGLQVDEANAGRYGCVIGSGIGGLGSIEDTAITIKERGPRRVSPFFVPGAIINMIAGNLSIRYGLKGMNLAVTTACTSATHSIGLAAREIMYGNADVMLAGGAEMATTPVGIGGFAAARALSKRNDSPEQASRPWDKDRDGFVLGDGAGIVVLEEYEHAKARGANIYAELSGFGTSGDAYHITSPSGEGAERAMLNTLQDANISADKIDYINAHGTSTLAGDNAECVAIKNVFGDHAYKLAVSSTKSMIGHLLGAAGAVEAIFSILSLRDQVAPPTINLDNPDEGCDLNFVPHTAQAMKIETVLSNSFGFGGTNGTLLFRKV; encoded by the coding sequence GTGAGTCGAAAGAGAGTTGTTGTTACCGGGTTGGGTATGGTGAGTTCGGTAGGACACAATGTTGAAGATACCTGGCAAGCTATCTTGGCCGGAAAAAGCGGTGTTTCACCGATTAGCTCTTTCGATGTGTCGAGCTTCGCAACGCAGATCAGCGCTTCTGTGCGTGATCTCGATATCACGCCGTATCTGGACGCTAAAGAAGCACGTAAGCTGGATTTGTTTATCCAATACGGCATGGCTGCTGGCGTGCAGGCAATGACCGACTCAGGTTTGCAAGTTGATGAAGCTAACGCTGGTCGTTATGGCTGCGTTATTGGCTCTGGTATTGGTGGGCTGGGTTCAATTGAAGACACGGCGATCACGATTAAAGAGCGCGGTCCTCGCCGGGTTTCGCCTTTTTTTGTGCCCGGCGCAATCATCAATATGATCGCTGGCAACCTGTCCATTCGCTATGGCCTTAAAGGCATGAACCTGGCGGTGACGACGGCCTGCACCTCTGCCACGCACAGCATTGGCCTCGCTGCGCGCGAAATTATGTATGGCAATGCCGATGTAATGTTGGCTGGTGGTGCCGAAATGGCAACTACTCCGGTGGGCATCGGTGGATTCGCTGCCGCACGAGCGTTGTCCAAGCGCAATGATAGCCCGGAGCAGGCGAGCCGCCCCTGGGACAAAGACCGTGATGGTTTTGTGCTGGGTGACGGTGCGGGCATCGTTGTTCTCGAAGAGTACGAACACGCGAAAGCGCGTGGTGCAAACATTTATGCGGAACTGTCCGGGTTTGGTACCAGTGGCGATGCCTATCACATTACGTCTCCGTCAGGAGAGGGTGCTGAGCGAGCTATGCTGAATACTCTGCAAGACGCAAATATCAGTGCGGATAAAATTGACTATATCAACGCGCATGGCACGTCGACTCTGGCCGGAGATAACGCCGAATGCGTCGCCATTAAAAATGTGTTTGGTGACCACGCCTACAAACTGGCTGTGAGCTCAACTAAATCTATGATCGGCCACTTGCTTGGCGCGGCTGGTGCGGTAGAAGCGATTTTTTCTATTTTGAGTCTTCGCGATCAAGTTGCGCCACCTACCATTAATCTGGATAACCCGGATGAAGGCTGCGATCTTAATTTTGTGCCTCATACGGCGCAAGCTATGAAAATCGAAACAGTTTTAAGTAACTCTTTCGGATTTGGTGGTACTAACGGTACCCTGTTGTTCCGCAAAGTTTAA
- the fabD gene encoding ACP S-malonyltransferase: MSNSKLAFVFPGQGSQKVGMLGDLAESYTVVKDTFAQASEALGYDLWKLVQEGPQEELNMTEVTQPALLTASVATWRVWQEKGGAKPEMMAGHSLGEWSALVCAGIVDFTDAVKLVRMRGQFMQEAVPAGIGAMAAIIGLDDSLVEEACTAAMAAEASNAQDIVSPVNYNSPGQLVIAGHAAAVERAMALCKDAGAKRALLLPVSAPFHTALMKPAADRLAEHIQSTAFESPSIPVVHNVTAQTLTDAEEIKAIMVAQIYSAVRWVACVNALTSAGIGTTVECGPGKVLSGLNKRIDRALNTLSTDSEDALSATLLALPEAGE, encoded by the coding sequence ATGAGTAATTCCAAGCTGGCGTTTGTTTTCCCCGGTCAAGGCTCGCAAAAAGTGGGTATGCTGGGTGATCTCGCTGAATCGTATACCGTGGTCAAGGATACTTTTGCGCAGGCGTCAGAGGCGCTGGGCTATGACCTTTGGAAACTGGTGCAGGAGGGGCCTCAGGAAGAGCTGAATATGACCGAGGTCACTCAGCCTGCACTACTTACCGCGAGTGTGGCGACCTGGCGCGTATGGCAGGAAAAAGGCGGTGCCAAGCCAGAGATGATGGCCGGTCACAGCCTTGGGGAGTGGTCCGCATTGGTGTGCGCGGGTATTGTGGATTTCACCGACGCCGTGAAGCTTGTCCGCATGCGCGGTCAATTTATGCAAGAAGCGGTGCCTGCGGGTATCGGTGCGATGGCGGCCATTATTGGCTTGGATGATAGCCTGGTTGAGGAAGCGTGTACTGCTGCGATGGCGGCGGAGGCCAGTAATGCGCAAGACATTGTTTCTCCCGTCAACTACAATTCCCCGGGCCAATTGGTTATCGCAGGTCATGCGGCGGCAGTCGAGCGGGCGATGGCGCTTTGTAAAGATGCAGGTGCCAAGCGTGCGTTGTTATTGCCTGTGAGTGCGCCGTTCCACACAGCGCTGATGAAGCCTGCCGCAGACAGGCTTGCTGAGCATATCCAGAGCACGGCGTTTGAAAGTCCGTCAATTCCCGTGGTGCACAATGTTACCGCGCAAACGCTGACTGACGCCGAGGAAATTAAAGCGATTATGGTTGCACAAATATATTCAGCTGTTCGCTGGGTTGCTTGTGTTAACGCCTTGACCAGCGCAGGCATTGGTACCACTGTAGAATGCGGCCCTGGCAAAGTTCTTTCAGGTTTAAACAAGCGCATCGACCGCGCTCTTAACACATTAAGTACCGACAGCGAAGACGCGCTCAGCGCTACCTTGTTGGCGTTACCCGAAGCAGGAGAATAA
- the pabC gene encoding aminodeoxychorismate lyase, producing the protein MAGSGDPLVFLNGCSIADFSAGSVLLNRGFQYADGVFETARVESGRLPLLDLHIARLRRGCERLGLVLAELFTEQLNIFTHAVRQRGESGVAKLTVYRTASARGNYSGPNSTAELLFQFTPSSVVIDGQWCAPAVRLKTVSYRLYPNPQLAGIKHLNRLDYALATKNFSAGLDCEALLLDPEDCVVETPHHNIFCLRGQRLLTPHLENSGVAGVMRGLILDLGKKIDGADIQVCTLPVQQLLASDAVFLCNALRGIVPVAGCDRVEFGNASAELAERVALTVKNYLDVHR; encoded by the coding sequence ATGGCCGGCTCCGGCGATCCGCTCGTTTTTCTTAACGGATGCTCTATTGCAGATTTTTCTGCCGGTTCAGTGCTGCTCAATCGCGGATTCCAATACGCCGATGGTGTGTTCGAAACGGCGCGAGTGGAATCCGGAAGGTTACCGCTGCTCGATCTCCATATTGCTCGCTTGCGTCGTGGATGTGAGCGCCTGGGTTTGGTCCTTGCCGAGTTGTTTACAGAGCAATTGAACATCTTTACGCACGCTGTTCGGCAACGTGGGGAATCCGGTGTGGCTAAGCTCACCGTTTACCGCACAGCTTCAGCAAGGGGTAATTATTCCGGGCCGAATTCAACCGCTGAACTGCTATTTCAGTTCACGCCTTCCTCTGTAGTAATCGACGGGCAATGGTGTGCTCCGGCGGTTCGCTTAAAAACTGTTTCGTACCGACTCTACCCAAACCCGCAACTCGCGGGTATAAAACACCTGAATCGCCTTGACTATGCACTGGCAACTAAAAATTTTTCTGCTGGGTTAGATTGCGAAGCGCTGTTGCTGGACCCCGAGGATTGTGTTGTGGAAACGCCGCACCATAATATTTTTTGTTTGCGTGGTCAGCGTTTATTGACCCCGCACCTCGAAAACAGCGGTGTGGCTGGGGTAATGCGCGGGTTGATTCTGGATCTTGGCAAAAAAATAGATGGCGCGGATATCCAGGTTTGCACGTTGCCTGTACAGCAGCTGTTGGCAAGCGATGCGGTATTTTTATGTAACGCATTGCGAGGGATTGTACCTGTAGCCGGGTGTGATCGCGTCGAGTTTGGCAATGCCAGTGCAGAGTTGGCGGAGAGGGTCGCTTTGACGGTTAAAAATTATTTGGACGTCCATCGATGA
- a CDS encoding dUTP diphosphatase, whose translation MYQQIKTMLLLQEAMNSKVNPSWREQGYAWYRAVWVECAELMDHYGWKWWKKQSPDRDQVVLELIDIWHFGLSLYLLKCGTDDESLGRLAEQIGQEFLLDANRSDENFRDDLEAFTEATLSTKDFSIPLFCRLLDGVKLDFDQLFNKYVGKNVLNLFRQDHGYKEGTYNKVWAGREDNEHLVEALVNLDSTRSDFADALYQELKQRYSSHNE comes from the coding sequence ATGTATCAACAGATAAAAACCATGTTGCTTCTTCAGGAAGCGATGAATTCAAAAGTCAATCCATCCTGGCGTGAGCAAGGCTATGCCTGGTACCGCGCTGTATGGGTTGAGTGCGCGGAACTGATGGACCACTATGGTTGGAAGTGGTGGAAGAAACAATCGCCAGATCGAGATCAGGTCGTTCTCGAGTTAATTGATATCTGGCATTTCGGTCTGAGTTTGTATCTGCTGAAATGTGGTACCGATGACGAAAGCCTTGGCAGGCTCGCCGAGCAGATCGGGCAAGAATTTCTGCTCGATGCCAATCGCAGCGATGAGAATTTTCGCGACGATCTGGAGGCCTTTACCGAAGCGACATTAAGTACGAAGGATTTTTCGATTCCGCTTTTTTGTCGGCTGCTCGATGGTGTAAAACTTGATTTCGATCAGCTGTTCAATAAGTACGTAGGTAAGAATGTGTTAAACCTTTTTCGTCAGGATCACGGATACAAAGAAGGTACCTACAACAAGGTTTGGGCCGGGCGTGAAGATAACGAACATCTCGTCGAAGCCCTTGTGAACCTGGATAGCACGCGCAGCGACTTTGCCGACGCGTTGTACCAGGAGCTAAAACAGCGATATTCCTCGCACAACGAGTAG
- a CDS encoding PilZ domain-containing protein, whose product MKGLGGAARNGILSLTIRDKAVLYAAYMPFVKNGGLFIPTNKSYSLGDEVFMLLSLMDEPEKIPVAGKVVWITPKGAQGNRAAGIGVQFSGEDDVASKKIETYLVGSLESDRPTHTM is encoded by the coding sequence ATGAAAGGTTTAGGCGGTGCCGCCCGCAATGGTATTCTCTCGTTGACGATCCGCGATAAGGCGGTGCTATACGCCGCTTATATGCCATTTGTGAAAAATGGTGGTTTATTTATCCCGACAAACAAGAGCTATAGTCTCGGCGATGAAGTTTTTATGCTACTGAGCCTGATGGACGAGCCCGAAAAAATCCCGGTGGCGGGTAAAGTTGTTTGGATCACCCCTAAGGGCGCTCAAGGCAACCGCGCAGCGGGGATAGGTGTGCAATTTAGCGGGGAGGACGATGTCGCCTCGAAGAAAATCGAAACATACCTGGTTGGCTCGCTGGAGTCGGATCGCCCCACCCATACAATGTAG
- the tmk gene encoding dTMP kinase yields MTGRFITVEGTEGVGKSTNLAFIEGFLRSRAIDVITTREPGGTPLAEELRELLLAKREEPVDACAELLMVFAARAQHLNQLVAPALARGQWVLCDRFTDATYAYQGAGRGLSLETISKLEFLVQGSLQPDITVWLDIDVRLGLERARARADLDRFEEEDVSFFERVRAGYRARAEEAPARFCRINAGQPLAQVQTDIQRALEAFL; encoded by the coding sequence ATGACAGGCCGATTTATAACAGTTGAGGGCACTGAGGGTGTCGGTAAATCGACGAATTTGGCATTTATCGAAGGGTTCTTACGGTCACGGGCTATTGATGTAATTACCACCCGCGAACCAGGGGGAACGCCACTGGCCGAGGAGTTGCGTGAACTACTGCTAGCGAAACGCGAAGAGCCAGTCGATGCATGTGCCGAGCTGTTGATGGTTTTTGCCGCGCGAGCGCAACATCTCAACCAGTTGGTGGCTCCCGCACTAGCTCGTGGCCAATGGGTACTGTGCGACAGGTTTACTGATGCAACTTATGCCTATCAGGGGGCGGGTAGAGGGCTTTCACTCGAAACAATTAGCAAGTTGGAATTTCTGGTGCAAGGAAGTTTGCAGCCCGATATCACCGTTTGGCTGGATATTGACGTGCGGCTCGGTTTAGAGCGTGCGCGTGCGCGTGCAGATCTGGACCGGTTTGAAGAAGAAGACGTAAGTTTTTTCGAGCGTGTGCGAGCGGGCTACCGGGCTCGCGCCGAAGAGGCTCCAGCGCGCTTTTGCAGGATCAACGCAGGGCAGCCCCTCGCGCAGGTGCAGACTGATATACAACGTGCGTTGGAGGCGTTTCTGTAA
- a CDS encoding TatD family hydrolase, with protein sequence MLVDSHCHLDRLDLTKYADGLTGAINAARAQGVAELLCVCISEENRDKVVAIAKAFDGVYASVGVHPSDVGDSVVSVAALSEWAAMDRVIALGETGLDYHYSQDTAEAQKRSFANHLVAGAELKLPVIIHTRAAKADTLDLMAAHGCRETAGVMHCFTEDWEMARASLDLGFYISISGIVTFRNAAELRDVVLKIPADRLLVETDSPYLAPVPFRGKPNEPQYVRQVAEYIAELRGVAFEELAEQTTANFARLFKTKQRWAAPV encoded by the coding sequence ATGCTTGTTGATTCTCACTGTCACTTAGATCGTCTCGACCTTACAAAATACGCCGATGGACTCACTGGTGCCATCAATGCCGCCCGGGCACAGGGGGTTGCGGAGTTGCTGTGTGTTTGCATTAGCGAAGAAAACCGCGACAAGGTGGTCGCGATAGCTAAAGCGTTTGATGGCGTATACGCCTCGGTGGGGGTGCACCCCTCCGACGTAGGCGACTCTGTCGTATCCGTCGCTGCATTGAGTGAGTGGGCCGCCATGGACCGGGTAATCGCACTGGGAGAGACTGGGCTCGACTACCATTACAGCCAAGACACTGCCGAGGCGCAGAAACGGAGTTTCGCTAACCACTTAGTGGCAGGTGCGGAGCTGAAACTTCCGGTGATCATTCACACACGAGCGGCAAAGGCCGACACTCTGGATTTAATGGCGGCACATGGGTGTCGCGAAACCGCTGGTGTGATGCACTGTTTCACCGAAGATTGGGAGATGGCGCGCGCGTCACTGGATTTGGGGTTTTATATCTCTATCTCGGGAATTGTCACTTTTCGCAATGCGGCTGAACTGCGTGATGTGGTGCTGAAGATCCCCGCCGATCGATTACTGGTTGAAACTGATTCGCCGTACCTTGCGCCTGTACCATTTCGGGGCAAACCCAACGAGCCACAATATGTGCGGCAGGTGGCGGAATATATCGCGGAGCTGCGTGGTGTGGCGTTCGAAGAGTTAGCTGAGCAAACCACCGCAAATTTTGCCCGCTTGTTCAAGACAAAACAGCGTTGGGCTGCACCTGTTTGA
- the mltG gene encoding endolytic transglycosylase MltG: MNVSPLKIVLAMAVWSLVMALSIGFYLWHWLYNPRTVQIIEPVFIIEKGATLHSVAKRLHEEHLIRWPDVWVVYGRIFHLENIKAGEYRLEMVFSPVELLQRFQKSEHVQHPVTLVEGLRLRDFVSVLHQQENLVNTLGQKTYPELAQVLNIPEMQPEGYFYPDTYQYIRGDADKDILLRAYWRMKSVLSEEWEQRAEGLPYSSPYEALIMASIIEKETGVGYERAEIAGVFVRRLQKKMRLQTDPTVIYGLGDAYDGNLRRVDLKTPTEYNTYTISGLPPTPIANPGREAIHAALHPAAGTALYFVAKGDGSHYFSSTLQEHEAAVQRFQKQRRSDYRSSPALPTAADQTPEAGGEQ, translated from the coding sequence ATGAATGTAAGCCCACTAAAAATAGTATTAGCGATGGCCGTGTGGTCACTGGTTATGGCCTTGTCCATTGGGTTTTATTTATGGCACTGGCTGTATAACCCGAGGACCGTACAAATTATCGAGCCTGTTTTCATTATTGAAAAAGGGGCCACGCTACATTCAGTCGCGAAACGTTTACACGAAGAGCATCTCATTCGCTGGCCAGATGTATGGGTTGTATATGGTCGTATTTTTCACCTTGAAAATATAAAGGCGGGCGAGTACAGGCTGGAAATGGTTTTTTCTCCGGTGGAACTGCTGCAACGGTTTCAAAAATCTGAACATGTTCAGCACCCTGTAACTTTAGTGGAAGGGTTGAGGTTGCGAGATTTCGTGAGCGTTTTGCACCAGCAGGAAAATCTTGTTAACACGCTTGGTCAAAAAACTTATCCTGAACTTGCTCAAGTGTTGAATATTCCAGAAATGCAGCCAGAAGGTTATTTCTATCCAGATACCTATCAATACATTCGTGGCGACGCTGATAAAGATATTTTGTTGCGCGCATACTGGCGCATGAAATCCGTCTTGAGCGAAGAATGGGAACAGCGCGCTGAAGGGCTGCCTTATAGCTCCCCTTACGAAGCGCTGATAATGGCTTCCATTATCGAAAAGGAGACAGGTGTAGGTTATGAGCGAGCAGAGATTGCTGGCGTGTTTGTAAGGCGATTGCAGAAAAAAATGCGATTGCAAACGGATCCAACCGTGATTTATGGCCTTGGTGATGCCTACGATGGAAACCTAAGACGGGTTGATTTGAAAACACCTACTGAGTACAACACCTACACCATTTCAGGGTTGCCTCCGACACCGATTGCCAACCCCGGGCGCGAAGCGATTCACGCGGCACTACATCCCGCTGCGGGGACGGCACTCTATTTTGTTGCCAAGGGAGACGGCTCACACTATTTTTCAAGTACGTTGCAGGAACACGAGGCGGCTGTGCAGCGTTTTCAAAAACAGCGTCGCAGTGATTATCGCTCCTCTCCTGCGCTACCTACCGCTGCTGATCAGACACCTGAAGCGGGAGGAGAACAATGA
- a CDS encoding DNA polymerase III subunit delta' gives MSKTTPPYPWQNTYWHQFAGQVTQGHLPHAILLQGVAGIGTESLARAMAEFLMCSSPVEQAACGQCKVCRLLQSHNHPDLFLLSPEEKSVVIKVDQVRQLTEFVAKTSQQGGRKLVIIEPAEAMNIAAANALLKCFEEPSGDTVFILVCHHANRLLPTIRSRCACHTLPVPERALAVSWLETMGVESAALLLDETHGAPLTAHQWSRDDVIASQDKACELLVAALQTQKPVTTVAGTLAGECSGLELAELLINWLEQLIRERTRGSRRSLLAHWEPLVGVAQALSTVELFKLREVYCQRKAQLLANPNLNANMVIEDLLLEWQRYALQAARQGKLVAQV, from the coding sequence ATGAGTAAAACAACACCGCCTTACCCCTGGCAAAATACCTATTGGCACCAATTTGCCGGGCAGGTTACTCAGGGGCATTTGCCTCATGCGATTTTATTGCAGGGGGTAGCGGGTATTGGTACGGAAAGTCTTGCGCGGGCGATGGCCGAGTTTTTGATGTGCTCGTCTCCGGTTGAACAGGCTGCATGTGGGCAATGTAAAGTGTGTCGTTTATTGCAGAGCCACAATCACCCCGATCTGTTTCTGCTCTCGCCGGAGGAGAAAAGCGTTGTTATCAAAGTTGATCAGGTTCGCCAGCTGACTGAATTTGTCGCGAAAACCTCGCAGCAAGGTGGTCGTAAACTGGTAATCATTGAGCCCGCAGAAGCAATGAATATCGCTGCCGCAAACGCACTCCTGAAATGTTTCGAAGAACCCTCGGGTGACACGGTTTTTATATTGGTGTGTCATCACGCTAACCGGCTGCTGCCGACCATTCGCAGCCGCTGTGCTTGTCACACGCTTCCAGTGCCAGAGCGTGCCCTGGCCGTATCCTGGCTGGAAACCATGGGCGTGGAAAGCGCGGCACTCCTGCTGGATGAAACTCATGGCGCGCCACTTACTGCGCATCAGTGGTCCCGAGACGACGTTATTGCAAGCCAGGACAAGGCGTGTGAGCTGCTGGTTGCGGCCTTGCAGACACAGAAGCCAGTTACTACGGTTGCAGGCACGCTTGCTGGTGAGTGCTCGGGTCTCGAACTCGCGGAGCTATTGATCAATTGGCTGGAACAGCTGATCCGTGAGCGAACTCGTGGCAGCCGACGGTCGCTGCTTGCCCACTGGGAGCCGTTGGTTGGTGTTGCTCAGGCCCTATCTACCGTGGAATTGTTCAAGCTGCGCGAGGTCTATTGCCAGCGCAAAGCACAGCTACTCGCCAACCCTAATTTGAACGCGAACATGGTAATCGAAGATTTGCTTTTGGAGTGGCAAAGGTATGCACTTCAAGCCGCGCGGCAAGGGAAGTTAGTGGCACAAGTATAA